The Oncorhynchus masou masou isolate Uvic2021 chromosome 25, UVic_Omas_1.1, whole genome shotgun sequence DNA window CTACCTCTgagggctctcctctccctccgtcctcctcctcctcccgtaGCCCGTCCCCCTACTCCATCTCTTCTGAGGACTGTCCAGCACTAACTGAAGACAGGCCCCCAGTACCAAAACCAGAAGTACCCCTTAATTTTTCCAGCAACCCTATATCTGCCCACAGTGGGGTCCACAAGCCTCAGACCTGCAGCCCTGTTGTCAAGGAATATGTTGGCTTCCCTGGAGGACAAAGAGATTTCCCTCACGTCAGCCCCCTACCAGTTGAAACTGTCTCTATCAAAGGTCGAAGTAAAAACTCTGTATGGAGCCCTGTCTGCAATGGGAGTAACAGACATCCAGCTCACCAAATACCCCCACCAACGTCTTGTACATATACTGTTAGGTCTTGCTTGGTTCCATCCACCTCCAGTTTCAACAAGGTTTATCCCAAGTCTATGGAGTCTTTGCGGCCTATACCCTTTCAGCCAGGTTACACATTCCATCAGAACCCAAATAGGCCCATGTTGCATGATGACAGTCTGATCTATAAGAAGAAACTACAGATGGTCCCTCGACATTATCAGACGGAGAAGAAGCAGAAGTCCAGGACAATGTTGCCCAAGCCACTTCCAACTCAACAGCCTGTGTTCCACCCTAATGCCAGCATCCCAGTGTCCTACCTCATCCCAGCCTATGACAGGACAAGGGGAGACTCTGGGCAGAAGCCGCCTGTACACCCTCTCTTTATACCTACCCACGTCAGACTGTCCCAGTCCCAGACCAGCCCTATGTACCGCCATGTCCCAACGGGACACACACATACTTCCTCTTATGAGCCTGCTCTCTACTCCTATCCCTTTCACATTCCTATGTGTAATCCCCATACTGGATACAGCATCACTGGTGTGCATTATCCTCACACCAAGCTTTGATAGCCCCACTCTCAGACTCAAGGCCTATTGACAATGTGACAAGTCAAACAGAGATAATGACAGTACCTGCTTCGTTCTAGACATTTTCAAAACTTGCCTCGAACACTGCTGCATTCTATGTGAGTGATCAAAAGGCAAACATTGTTGTGATTGTTATGCTGAGATGTGCTCCCCTCCATGGCAACTGACAGAATTGCACTGATAAAAAGGACTATACTTTCTGTATTTGTAACAATAACTTTGAGGTTTACTGCAATGCACATGTGCTTTTACAGTATGATCCAATCATTTTACATTGATATAATATATGAAACAACACAGATTTATTTTTCTATTTCTGAATAAAATCTAAAACTATTCCTGTCTCATCCTAGCCTGCATTCTTTGGTAAGTAACCATGGTCTTTTTTTCTACAATATTTTAATGACATTGGAGCCAAATTAAACTTAAAAATAACATGCTCCATAATAAATTTTTGAGAAATGGGACATAGCACTTGATCCATGGAAAGTAAACTACTGTTCATTAAATTAAATATTTCATAAATGTCCCTAGCACAGGGCAATGCCTGAGCTGAAATAAACATAGTTTTGCAAATAACACTTGTATTGTATTAACTGTAGGCGTAAACCAAACACTGCGCGTTTGTTGCGCACGTTTGAAAGTCTCCGACACCTTCACGCGTTGTGTTCCGTTGGCGCGAACTTTAACCGGAAGTGTGtggtttttgtttgttgtttccGTGTTGTGCTCTCGAAATCGAGCTTTACAGTATTGTTATTTGTAGTTGTAATGTAGTTGTAACGTAGAATGTTAACATTCTGCGTAGTTCAGCAGAGTACCAACGTTTTCTGGTCTGCGGTTGAATAATTATTGTAGACCTAGCAAGTCCGCTGAAGAGCAATCATTTCGGATGCGATGTCTGATGATCATGATGCCAGCGACATGAGCGGAGGAGATGATGGTCAAGAAGATGTGATGACTCCATCGGAACTGATTAGGAAACTGGAAGAGGTAGATAACTAACTAGCTTGCTAGCAATGTTCACTATATTGTAGCCAGACACACATGTTTTGCAATGCACAGATCCTGTCAATACAAAAAAAACGACCTTGTCACTGCTGCATCTCTatcataaagtgtgtgtgtgtgtgtgtgtgtgtgtgtgtgtgtgtgtgtgtgtgtgtgtgtgtgtgtgtgtgtgtgtgtgtgtgtgtgtgtgtgtgtgtgtgtgtgtgtgtgtgtgtgtgtgtgtgtgtgtgtgtgtgtgtgtgtgtgtgtgtgtgtgtgcgctctgtCCCCAGGCTTGGCTGAATGAGAAGTTCTCTCCTGAGCTTCTGGAGAACAAGTCAGAGAGGGTGGAGTGTGTGATGGAGCAGCTGACTCACATGGTAAATGGTGGTGGGGTGCAGCAGCTGTGTCTCTGTGAGCATGAAGGTTCCAGTAATAATAACAGGACTACTACCTTGTGTGATCCTGTTGACAGGAGGCCAATCTGCAGCGGGTTAGGAAGGGTGATATGAAAGCCAGTGTCCACCGCATGGAGATTGACAGGATTCGCTATGTCCTCAGCAGCTACCTCCGCTCTCGCCTCCAAAAGGTAACAACATCCCAGCATGGTGTTTGATGATGTTCTTATGAGAGGGACTATAAATTAATGCTCGGACTGACACCGTTCTCTCTGGTCCTTTGTTACATATGTAGATTGAGAAGTTTTTCCCTCATGTCCTGGAGAAAGAGAAATCTCGAGCGGAGGGAGATGCTTCGTTCCTGTCTCCAGAGGAGTTTGCCTTTGCCAAAGAGTGAGTGTTTTGTTGACGTTGCCGTTTGTGGTTATAATGACTGTAGCTGGACGAAAGTCTGTGCGTTGTTTGAATGTCTTATTTACTTCCATTATTACTATCGTATGTGCTGTGTTCCATCTCTTCCATTCAGATATCTGGCCAACACAGAGACCTATCTGAAGGCTGTAGCTCTGAAACACATGCCCCCAAATCTACAGACAGTGGATATGCTAAAAGCAGGTGAGGCCTGGCAAGGTATTATTTACTATAAACAATATTCTGATGGGCTGCTTGTAAAAAATATCAGTGGCATAATGTTTAATGTGCATGGATGGAAGCATTGTATTCACATGCCACATGATTAACTCCcatgtgtaatgatgtgtacCCAGTGCCAGAGCCCTGTCTGGACTCCTTTGTGTTCCTGCGTGTGAGGGCGAGACAGGAAAACATCTTGGTGGAACCTGAGACAGACGACCAGAGGTACAGTATCACATATGGGCATTGGACTGATTGATGGGTGCTACAGCTTCATGAGAGCAGCTCCATTTTTATTTGGAAAGGCTTACTACTATCTCATTTTGATGACGAAGTATCAAGATTCAAGAATAAAGTCATAATTTGGATGTTATATATGCAGCATATGTGGCAGAATAtgtctgtatacagtgccttgcaaaagtattcatcccccctggcatttttcctattttgttgcattaaaacctgtaaattaaatatatttttatttggatttcatttaCTGGACTTACACAAAGTAGtcaattggtgaagtgaaatgaaaaaaataacttgtttcagaaaaaaaataattttaaattaattttaaaaacaaactgaagtggtgcatgcatatgtattcactccctttgcTATGTAGccactaaataagatctggtgcaaccaattaccttcagaactcacataattagttaggttgcacacaggtggaatttatttaagtgtcacatgatctgtcacatgatctcagtatatatatacacctgttctggaaggccccagagtctgcaacaccactaagcaaggggcaccaccaaggaagcggcaccatgaagaccacgGAGCTCTCCACACAGTTCAGAGACAAGGGTTATAAAAAacatatctgaaactttgaacatcccacggagcaccatttaaatgtttttttaaagaatatggtaccacaacaaacctaccaagagagggccgcccaccaaaactcaaagaccaggcaaggagggcattaatcagtgtcaacaaagagaccaaagataaccctgaaggagctgcaaagctccacagcagagattggagtatctgtccataggaccactttaagccgtacactccccAGAGCTGGgcattatggaagagtggccagaaaaacagccattggttaaagaaaaaaaataagccaacacgtttggtgtttgccaaaaggcatgtgggagactccctaaacatttggccatcaaggaaaatgctatgtctggtgcaaacccaacacctctcatcaccccaagaataccatccaCACGGTGatacatggtggtggcagcatcatgctgtggggatgtttttcatttgcagggtctgggaaactggtcagaattgaaggaatgatggatggtgctaaatacagggaaattcttgagggaaacctgtttcagtcttccagagatttgagattgGGACGGAAGTTCACCTTCTagcaagacaatgatcctaagcatactgctaatgcAACATGCGAGTGATTTAAGGGGAaacgtttaaatgtcttggaatagcctagtcaaagcccagacctcaattcaatcgagaatctgtggtatgacttaaagattgctgtacaccagtggaacccatctaacttgaaggagctggagcagttttgccttgaagaatgggcaaaaatcccagtagcTAGCTTataaagacataccccaagagacttgcagctgtaattgctacaaaaggtgtctctacaaagtattgacttcctgcacgctcaagttttctgtttttttggtcatatttcttgtttgtttcacaataacaaatacttcaaagtggtaggcatgttgtgtaaatcaaatgataaaaactccccaaaaatctattttaattccaggttgtaaggcaataaataggaaaaatgcaaagggggtgaatactttcgcaagccactgtatatgtgTTTTCTATTTACTGTTACTGTCTGCAAGAATATACCAGCGTACTCCACAGACATTGTTTTGTTATTTATTGATATTCCTGGTCTTTTGCTATTtgacattttttgtccattttctTTCAGAGAGTATGTTGTGGATCTTGACGAGGGTTCTCAGCATCTGATGCGGTATCGCACTATAGCACCTCTGGTTTCAAGTGGAGCAGTACAGCTAATTTAACTGTCAAGGTACTCAACTAATAGGCCTCACTGATTTCCCTCATATCTAATCTATGACACAcacatcatttacattacatttaagtcattt harbors:
- the LOC135514097 gene encoding AT-rich interactive domain-containing protein 5A-like isoform X1 is translated as MEISDSASDCEERPSSSPMETEERSFIAGLHCFMKDRGTPIERIPHLGFKQINLWKIYKAVEKLSGYDSVTSRRLWKNVYDELGGSPGSTSAATCTRRHYERLVLPFERQLRGEEDKPLPPCKPRKQYKRSPDGKGSKSEGKRKRPHLEKETDSEGQVHSTPLSPWTTPSESLHPDHPPPISETTVCDDLSSSACTLSRPAQGPTSCPWRGSQLQSAAADIISPLEKKKRMAQASLSESQDSQSARQGDRKGRPSVIHCSQSPGLFLPSRTRTTSEGSPLPPSSSSSRSPSPYSISSEDCPALTEDRPPVPKPEVPLNFSSNPISAHSGVHKPQTCSPVVKEYVGFPGGQRDFPHVSPLPVETVSIKGRSKNSVWSPVCNGSNRHPAHQIPPPTSCTYTVRSCLVPSTSSFNKVYPKSMESLRPIPFQPGYTFHQNPNRPMLHDDSLIYKKKLQMVPRHYQTEKKQKSRTMLPKPLPTQQPVFHPNASIPVSYLIPAYDRTRGDSGQKPPVHPLFIPTHVRLSQSQTSPMYRHVPTGHTHTSSYEPALYSYPFHIPMCNPHTGYSITGVHYPHTKL
- the LOC135514097 gene encoding AT-rich interactive domain-containing protein 5A-like isoform X2, translated to MEISDSASDCEERPSSSPMETEERSFIAGLHCFMKDRGTPIERIPHLGFKQINLWKIYKAVEKLSGYDSVTSRRLWKNVYDELGGSPGSTSAATCTRRHYERQLRGEEDKPLPPCKPRKQYKRSPDGKGSKSEGKRKRPHLEKETDSEGQVHSTPLSPWTTPSESLHPDHPPPISETTVCDDLSSSACTLSRPAQGPTSCPWRGSQLQSAAADIISPLEKKKRMAQASLSESQDSQSARQGDRKGRPSVIHCSQSPGLFLPSRTRTTSEGSPLPPSSSSSRSPSPYSISSEDCPALTEDRPPVPKPEVPLNFSSNPISAHSGVHKPQTCSPVVKEYVGFPGGQRDFPHVSPLPVETVSIKGRSKNSVWSPVCNGSNRHPAHQIPPPTSCTYTVRSCLVPSTSSFNKVYPKSMESLRPIPFQPGYTFHQNPNRPMLHDDSLIYKKKLQMVPRHYQTEKKQKSRTMLPKPLPTQQPVFHPNASIPVSYLIPAYDRTRGDSGQKPPVHPLFIPTHVRLSQSQTSPMYRHVPTGHTHTSSYEPALYSYPFHIPMCNPHTGYSITGVHYPHTKL
- the gins4 gene encoding DNA replication complex GINS protein SLD5 isoform X2, producing the protein MSDDHDASDMSGGDDGQEDVMTPSELIRKLEEEANLQRVRKGDMKASVHRMEIDRIRYVLSSYLRSRLQKIEKFFPHVLEKEKSRAEGDASFLSPEEFAFAKEYLANTETYLKAVALKHMPPNLQTVDMLKAVPEPCLDSFVFLRVRARQENILVEPETDDQREYVVDLDEGSQHLMRYRTIAPLVSSGAVQLI
- the gins4 gene encoding DNA replication complex GINS protein SLD5 isoform X1 — protein: MSDDHDASDMSGGDDGQEDVMTPSELIRKLEEAWLNEKFSPELLENKSERVECVMEQLTHMEANLQRVRKGDMKASVHRMEIDRIRYVLSSYLRSRLQKIEKFFPHVLEKEKSRAEGDASFLSPEEFAFAKEYLANTETYLKAVALKHMPPNLQTVDMLKAVPEPCLDSFVFLRVRARQENILVEPETDDQREYVVDLDEGSQHLMRYRTIAPLVSSGAVQLI